In Eretmochelys imbricata isolate rEreImb1 chromosome 4, rEreImb1.hap1, whole genome shotgun sequence, a single window of DNA contains:
- the SPCS3 gene encoding signal peptidase complex subunit 3: MNTVLSRANSLFAFSLSVMAALTFGCFITTAFKERSVPVRIAVSRVMLKNVEDFTGPRERSDLGFVTFDVTADLQTIFDWNVKQLFLYLSAEYSTKNNALNQVVLWDKIILRGDSPKLLLKDMKSKYFFFDDGNGLKGNRNVTLTLSWNVVPNAGILPLVAGSGHVSVPFPDTYETAKSY; encoded by the exons ATGAACACGGTGTTGTCCCGGGCCAACTCGCTCTTCGCCTTCTCCCTGAGCGTCATGGCGGCGCTGACCTTCGGCTGCTTCATCACCACCGCCTTCAAGGAGCGCAGCGTGCCCGTCCGCATCGCCGTCTCCCGGGTCATGCT aaaaaatGTGGAAGACTTCACTGGGCCTAGAGAAAGAAGTGATCTAGGATTTGTTACATTTGATGTTACTGCAG ATCTGCAAACTATATTTGATTGGAATGTTAAACAGTTATTTCTGTATTTATCTGCAGAATATTCAACAAAAAACAAT GCCCTGAACCAGGTTGTCCTTTGGGACAAGATCATTTTGAGAGGAGATAGTCCAAAGCTGTTACTAAAAGACATGAAatcaaaatactttttctttgaTGATGGAAATGGTCTCAA GGGAAACAGAAACGTCACTTTGACTCTCTCCTGGAACGTTGTACCAAATGCTGGCATTCTACCTCTTGTGGCAGGATCAGGACATGTATCTGTTCCATTCCCAGATACTTATGAAACAGCAAAAAGTTATTAA